The Actinomadura graeca nucleotide sequence GAGCCGGTGCGCCAGCTCGGTGGTGTGGTGGGCGCCGCCCCCCTTGTAGGGGAACGCGGGCCCGACGACCGCGATCCGCATCCCGTCTCCCGGCACCGCTAGACGTCGCCGCGGGAGCGGACGATGAGGTCGGCGAGCAGCGCCAGCGACGCGATGATCAACCCCGTCACGAAGATCATGATGGTGTTGTTGGCGAAGTAGCCGAAGTGCACGACCATGTCGAACACGCCCTTGAGCAGCCCGATCACGATCAGCCACAGCGCGGGCGGCATCAGCACCTTGAGCGGGTTGAAGTACATCACCATCCGCAGTACCTGGAGGATGTACCGGTAGGCGTCCTTGGTGAAGTGGAACTTGGACTTGCCCGCCCGCTTGGCGTAGTCGATCGGCAGGTACCGCACGGGGTGCTGGTTCGACAGGAACGCGATCGTGATCGTCGTGACGCAGGAGAACCCGGGCGGCAGCAGCCGCAGGTAGGGCAGCGACACCTCGCGGCGGAACGCCCGCAGCCCGGAGTTCAGGTCCGGGATCTTCGTGTTGGTGAGCCGCTCGGCGACCTTGCGGATGAACCACTTGGCGGGGACGCGCAGCGCCTTGTGCGTGCCCTCCTCGGTGGTGCGCGCGCCGACGACCTGGTCCACCGACGGGTCGCCGTCCAGGACCTCCACCAGCTCGGGGATCCGCTCGTTGGGGTAGGACATGTCGGCGTCGGTCCACACGACGATCTCGCCGCGGGCCTGCTGGGAGCCGATGCGCCGGACGGTTCCCGAGCCGCTGTTGTGCTGGAACGCCAGGATCCGCATGTTCGGGAAGCGCGGCGCGGCCTCCTCCAGGCGCGCCAGCGTCTCGTCCGTGGAGCAGTCGTCGACGGCCAGCAGCTCGTAGGTCTTGCCGCTGCCGTCCATCGCCTTGGTGATGCGCTCGACCTCGTCGATCACATGGTCCTGCTCGTTGTAGCAGGGGAGGACGATCGTGACGTGGACCGGGCCGGACTCCGGCCGGGCGGGTGCGGGCCGCGTCTCCGGACCCGGACGGTGCGCCGGCGCGGCGGACGGAGGTGCCGGCTCGGCGGGCTGGGGCGCTGACGTGACGGGCTGGGTACTCACGCAGCGCGAGAATACTCGCACCAGGCGAACGCGACCGCCATTACCGGCCGGGCACCCCCACGACGGGCTCCGCCACCGGCCCCGCAACGGGTCTCGCTGTGGGTCTCGCAACGGTCCCGCTCCGGTTCTCGCTATGGGCGGCCGGGCGGCTCGGCGATCCACACGTCCACGCTCAGCCCCCAGGTGCCGCCGGGCGGCTCGTCCAGGGTCCGGCCGTCCTGCCGCGTCCGCAGCCGCACGACCTGGGTGACCGGGCCGTACTGCGCGACCTGGCCCGGCTCCGCCCCCATGATCACCGGATGCCGTCCCGCCGCGAACACCTTGCCGACCACCCGCCGGACGTCGGCGGGCCGCGCGCCCTTGACCGTCCGCGCCGCGGGCAGCCCGCACATTCCGCGGACGACCTGGAGGAACCGGTCGGCGGTCGCCCGTTCGACGACCACCACGGAGCGGCCCGGGCCGAGCTTGGCGCACAGGTCGCGCACCGCCGCGCGCTCGTGCTGGTCCGTCCTGGAGACCATGAGCGGCCCGGACGTCAGCACGATCGGCACCAGCAGCAGCACCACGCCCGCGGCCGCGACCGTCCGGACGACCCTCGGCCCGTACCCGAGGCGGCGGATCCGCTTCACCGTCCACGCCGCCGCGAACACGGTGAACAGCAGCAGCCCGGGGATGACCAGCCCGATCAGCCGCCGGGACGCCCACGGGTGGTCGGGGGTGATGCCCGGGCGCAGCAGGACCTGGACGGTCGTCCACACCACCACCGCGTACGGCAGCAGCCACTCCGGGGACTGGCCGCGCATCAGCCGCCGCGCCAGCAGCGCCGCCCCGAACACCGCCAGCAGCAGCGCGGGCACGCCGATGTACCAGCCGACCCAGTGCAGGGACAGCTCCGAGTACTGCCGGGTGCCGTCCATGGCCATGTGGTTGATCCGCTGGACCTGCTCGATGAAGTAGGCGTTCAGCTCGTCGTCGGGATTGCCCGGCACGCGCCGGACGGTCTGCACCAGCGGCCGGACCGCGAACCCCAGCATCACCAGCAGGGTGAGGACGGCGGCGGCACCAGGCAGCCGGCCCCGCCCGGCGGCCGCCGCGAGGCCGCGGAGCCGGGGGCCGGTGCGCCGCCAGCGCAGCAGCGGCACCACGACGCAGGTGACCGCGACGATCAGCGCTGTGAGCGCCAGCAGCGGGTCGAGGGAGGTGTGCAGGTAGCGCAGGTAGGGGCGGGAGAGCGTGTACCCCTCGACCAGCCCGCCCGCGACCCCGGCGGCGACCCCGGCCGCCAGCGGGTAGCCCGTCCGGCGCCCCCGCGCGACGAGCAGCCCGGCGAACGCCACCACCGGCAGCACGTCCCTCAGCCCGTCGATGCGGACGAGCACGATCAGCCCGAGCGCGGCGCCCGCGAGGAACGCCTTCGTCCGCGCCGACCGCGCCTCCTCCCCCCGGACGTCGTGGAGCAGCGACAGCCCGCCGAGCAGCAGCACCAGCGCGGGCAGCTCGCTGAACGTCGACCGGGACACCCACACCATCGGCAGCGTCAGCGCCAGCAGCAGCGCCCCGGCGGGCGCCCAGCGGGGCCCGGCCAGCCGCGCGACGAGCCCGGCGAACGCGAGGACGGCGCAGGCCCCGAGCAGCGGCGCCATCAGCAGCATCCCCTGGGTGCCGCCGACCCAGCCGCCCAGCGCCAGCACCATCGGCAGCCCGGCCATGAATTGCGGGACGATCGACCCGCCGTCCTCGTAGAAGGCGGGGCTCGCGTACTCCAGCGCCCGGTCGCCGCCGCCGAACGCCCATTCCATCCGCGGGATCGGCAGCGAGCCGTGGTCGGTCAGCCACGTCGCGAACTGCACGTACGAGGCCGGGTCCCGGCGCACGATGATCTGCTCGGAGCACATGACCACCTGGAGCACAAGGAACGCGGCCGCCACCGCGAACACCCCCGCGGTCGCCCACCACGGCACCACCCCCCGCCCCCCGGCGGCCGTGGCCCCGCCGTCCTGCGACCCGCCAGCGTCCTGCGACCCGCCGACGTCCTTCCCCCCGCCGACACCTCGCGACCCGGCGACGTCCTCGCGTGGCCGTGATCGCAGGCCCTGCCACAGCGCGAGCCCCGCGACGGGCACGAAGAGGCAGATCGCCGGGCCCGGACGGAACACCCCGGCCAGCAGGAGCGGCAGCGACACGGCGAGCCACGCCACGAGGAGCAGCGCAGGGGCCACGGTGACCCGCGCGAGCAGCCGGCCCGCGCGCCGGTCCATGAGGTGGTCGTCCATCGGTGCGGAGCGTAGCGGTCCCGGACTCCGCAGCGGCCCGTGCCGGGCCGTGACTCCCGTTGAGGCTCGGCCACCGCACCGCCTCGGACCTCTACGCTCGCCCCATGACCACACGCGCCAGCGGCGACGCGCCGGGACCGGCGGACCTGCTCCGGCGGCGGGTCGCCGACGATCCGTCCCGCCCCTTCGTGACCTTCTACGACGACGCGCGAGGCGAGCGCGTCGAGCTGTCGGCCCGCACGTTCGACAACTGGGTCGCCAAGACGGCCAACTTCCTCGTGGACGGTCTCGGCGCCGAACCGGGAACGCGGGCGGTGCTCGCGCTGCCGCCGCATTGGCAGACCGCGGTGTGGCTGATGGCCTGCTGGTCGGCGGGAATCGTCGCGGAGCCGGTGGATCCGGAGTCCGTCCGGGCGGGAGCGGGCGGGGGCGCGGCCGAACCCTCCGGGGGGTCCGCGCCGTACATCCTTGCGGCGGCCGAGGAGGTGCTGGACGACGTGATCGCGGACCCGAAGGCCCATGGCGGCGCGGAAGAGATCGTCGGCCTGTCA carries:
- a CDS encoding glycosyltransferase family 2 protein — encoded protein: MVLPCYNEQDHVIDEVERITKAMDGSGKTYELLAVDDCSTDETLARLEEAAPRFPNMRILAFQHNSGSGTVRRIGSQQARGEIVVWTDADMSYPNERIPELVEVLDGDPSVDQVVGARTTEEGTHKALRVPAKWFIRKVAERLTNTKIPDLNSGLRAFRREVSLPYLRLLPPGFSCVTTITIAFLSNQHPVRYLPIDYAKRAGKSKFHFTKDAYRYILQVLRMVMYFNPLKVLMPPALWLIVIGLLKGVFDMVVHFGYFANNTIMIFVTGLIIASLALLADLIVRSRGDV
- a CDS encoding TIGR03089 family protein, yielding MTTRASGDAPGPADLLRRRVADDPSRPFVTFYDDARGERVELSARTFDNWVAKTANFLVDGLGAEPGTRAVLALPPHWQTAVWLMACWSAGIVAEPVDPESVRAGAGGGAAEPSGGSAPYILAAAEEVLDDVIADPKAHGGAEEIVGLSLHALGGPLADCPPGVTDYAAEVRSHGDRFVPAPEAAAEAPALIVTPQPGVTKTTFSGTALVGAARSAVQKWDLDARSRVLVDMSFATLDGVLAGLLAPLASGASVIIQRNFDKAVLDRRVTLEHVTAVAGLPGWNDASGSPRLLA